The Paenibacillus sp. FSL R7-0345 DNA segment ATAACGGATTTTATCCATCATCTCCTGCGGGCTGGAGAACGTGTCGATCTCCTCACCTACCTTGTAGAAAGTGCCCATATCATCTCTGGCATCACTCAGCTGCAGGGTGCCGGCGGCGGCAATTTCGAAGGTGCGCGGATTCGGCGAGGCCGCCGGAATCAGCAGCGCATTGTTGTTGTCTTTTTCATCAACATGGGCACGGTGCAGGTTAATGACAATTTTGGAGCCGCTGTAGGTGACGGCCGTTTCCTGCGGAGTCATCCACTTGCCGATTTCAATCCGGTCCCCGTAGAGCGGGGCTTCGGGCAGACGGTCCCACCAGATCCCGTTAATGACGGTGTTGTAGCTCATCAGCTCAGGCATAATATCCCGGAAAAAATTGATCCGGTTCCAGTAAGCCGATCCAATAAAGCTGACGTCCCGCTGGATCGGTGAACGGCCGGTCGTCGGACGGTAGTGCTCCCGGTGGGCGGCAAACGGCAGGTAATGCACCTCCGGGCAGCCCAGGCCGCGGTATACCTCCACGCAATTGCGCTCCAGAGTGAACACGTAATCGTAGTGGGCAACGATTTTCATCGTAAAGTCGGTATAATACGGGTCATCTGTCAGCCAGATTGCCGTCTTGATGCCTCTGCCCCGCAGCTGGGTAATCTGCTCCAGCGGCAGCTCCATTCCGTCCAGTACGAGCACGAGATCCGGCCGCTGCACGGCTGCAAGCTCCGCCAGGTTCTGCCGCACATCCGATACCGTAACCTGGGTGGTCAGTCTCTGAAGAGCAAAGAGGACAGCGTCATCCAGCGGAGAATAGGGATAGCCTTTGCCGGAAGCCACATACATTACATGAAGATTCCGCACCGGAATCGGCTCCTCCGGCCGTCCGTCCAGGATCGCAAGCCGTCCGCGCAGGTAACCCTCGTCGTAGCCGGTCTTGAAGCCGGTCAGGCGTCCGCGCAGCTTTTCTTCCTCAGCCGGTGTCCGTGGCAGTGGCGGCGCGGGCATGATAAATTCGTTATTCATGAGTAATCGCTCCTTCATCCCTTTGGATTTCACATTTGTGAAGTGAGAACATTTAACAGCTGAGGCAGCCTTGCCGTAAAGGTGTGATGGCGCAAGGTCGTCTGCAATCCCCGCAGCGCGAATTTCCGCCGCTCGTGCTCATGCTTCAGGTAGTAATCGATTTTGTGCTTCAGCTCTTCCGCCGAGGCAAAGGTCTCCAGATCGTGGCCCGGACGGTAGTAGCTGTCCAGATCCTCGCGGATATCCGTCAGCTGCATCGTTCCGCAGGCGCTGATCTCATAGGTACGGGGATTAATGGACCGGGATGGCAGCTGAAAGGTATTGCGGTTATCCAGACCGCCTTCCCACGGCCGGTGAATGTTGATGACCAGCTTCGCCCCGCTGTAGTAATTGGCTGTTTCCTCTGGAGGAATAAACCCGCTCCGGATAAACGGCGACAGCTCCTCAAACTGGCTCAGCCGCTCCCAAAAGCCCCCGGCAATCAGCACTTTTTTCCCCTTCAGATAGGGTGCCAGCTCATCAAAGAGTGCTGTGCGGTTGCGGAACGCGTTGCCGATGAACACAATGTCGAACTGATGCTGCGGCCCGGTCCGGCGCGGGTAGAACATCTGCGGATTGACGCAGAGGGGAAGGTAATGGACCGATTCCGCCCCCAGTGAGCGGTAGAATTCAACACACCCCAGCTCATGGGTAAACACATGGTCATAATGCAGACAAATAACGGAAGTATCCTCGGTAAAATAGGGGTCATCCGCAAACCAGATTGCTGTAGCGATGCCCATTTTTCTGATCTCATCCATTTGTTCCAGATGATTCTCGGGAAATACATGCAGTCCGTTCATGACCAGCACAGCCCCTGGCTGCTCACGCGCTGCAACCTCCAGCATCGTCTCAGGACTTGCGAGAACCAGTTCACTGACCAGCAGCCGGAGCGCTTCTGTGATCCCTGTATCTATCGCTTCAAACCCCTGGGGGACATACATCAGCTTAAAAGGCCGGCATGCCTCCACCTCCGGAGAATTCAGGCGTTTCACAGCTTCACATAAGCCGAGACGGTATCCCTCCTGATAGCCGTCCCGGTAATCCCGCGGACGCGTTCTTCTCTTTTTTGCTTTCACGGCTTTCACCCTGCCCCGTCATATTCTCAAGACAGTAGTACTATATGCGGAGTCAGCATCCGTCTCATGGACATCTGCCATGCCCGGCAATAAATTGGCAGATGCCCGCTGTCAATCACCCCGGGTTGCCCGCACCTTTGCTGATTCCTTCCACTCCAGCCACCGTCTCGCCAACACAAAAAAAGAGTGCCCCAGGCAGCCAAACCGCCGCCGGAGCACTCTTTACAGGTAATTATGTTAGTAGCCAGCTTTGTTACTCATTCAATCTATAAAACTAACTATTATTGGTTGTGCAAAATCGGCCCGCCAAGAGTGTGCGTTCAGCCGTACGTTCCGCGGTGTGCGCATCCGTGTGTGCATCCATGTGCTCATCCGTCCGATCCGCTGTTTACCGATCCGTGTGCTCAGCCGGGTTAAACTAAGTGGATTTTCGCCATCTATTTCTCAACTATATAGCTTTTTTAAGAAATCAGTTGGAAAAAAGCTACTTAATTGTTCCGAATTTACTCCAAACAGGCGACACACCCCAACCTAAGTAACACTTTTCCACTTAGTTACCGTAAACTCGAATAAACCAGGAAATTAAGTAGCAAAAATCCACTTAGTTCCCCCCATCTGCCCGCTTCCACCCGATTCAGAGGCACTTCTGCCTCTCCTTTCCCCCACCTGGCCACTCCTCCTCGCAGACAAGTACATTTCATCCCCAACACCCATAAAAAAAGGACACCCAGACGGCCAAGCCGTCTAAATGTCCAAGATATTCAACACTGTTCTCTTATGCTAATAGGGCATGTCATCCTTGTCGGTAAGACATTCCGTATACTCATTCAGCAGCGCATCCAGCTTAACGGACTGGCGCAGGACTCTGATATCCTGCACTCCGTATAAAAGAGCCAGCCGGTTCAGCTCCTGTCTTGCCTGCTCGATTCGGTCCCTGTGTTCGTCATTACCCATAGCGGCCCCCTTACTCAGATGAGGCTGTAAGCCATTGTTAATCTTTTACTCAAGTTCCAAACACATTGTATTCGATTATGCACCCAGGGTCAATTCCCCAAAGTCCCATTCTTGCGCCCCAAAAATCCTGCAGTAATACGCACAATTCCGCCGAGCATGACTACCGCCATCATATCAAAGCTCACATTGAACAGGAACAGATGCTTCCCGATATCCGCCCGTCCGTCGCCGAGAATCGGCACCAGGAAAGAGAACAGCCCGATCAGGCCAAGCAGCATGAGCAGCTCTCCGGCAATCCGGCCGCGGCGCTCCGCTGTACGGAAATAATAGAACAACACTCCTGCGTAATAGACCAGGTAAAAGAGGCCAAGGAACCAGAGCGAATCGGGCAAATGATTGTTTTTGAACTCACTCCACCCGCTGTATGTATAGGCTACCGCCCCTGCCGGCTTACCCAGGCTCTGCTCATAGCTTCCCAGATAATAGGGACGGATGGACATACTGTTCTGCGCCGCATACTCCATATTATCTATCAGCCGCGAGGGATGTTTTAAATAGAAGAAAAGGACATCCTTATGCGAGATCCGGTCATAAAAATCCGGCTTCAGCGAAGGATCATCCTGCTTAATCGCCGTATCCCCCTGAAAATAATTCGTTCCCGCCAGCACCTCAAGCCGCTCCGGCAGCCCGAGATCACGCAGATCGCCGCGCACATCCGGGGACTCATTCAGAATTCCGAAGAACACCGTCTGATACAGGTTGATATGCTTCAGCTCTTTGGGCGCAGTCACGTACAGAACCACCGATACAAGCGCAACCGCCACAGCGAACCGCCGGGCCAGCTTCCGGAAGCTCCCTTCCCGTTGCAGAGAACCCATACGCCAAAAAATCAGCATAAACGCAAGACCGACCGGTGCGTTCTGGATTTTGGAGCAGACGAGAAACAGCACAGCAATGAAGAAGAGCGTCAGCCCTTTATTGGTCGGATTCTCCTGCATCGTCAGTCTCAGGCCCAGGACAAAGGTCAGCAGCATAAACACCATCGACACCGGCTCACCGAACAGGGAGTTGAAATAAGCCAGATACCCGATATCGTAAAAAACAAACAGCATCCCGGCACCAAGCACCAGTCCCATAACTGTGGAGTGCTTAGCCCCCAGCTTCACAGTCAGCCAGGTCGCGGCCAGCAGCAGCACGGCATACACCGCCCCGAGAGCGCGGATGTCGAAATAACTGCCGTGAACCAGCCCGGCCAGCAGCCGCGGCACCAGCACCAGTAGAATCTGGGAAGAAGGATAGAAGCCTCTGAACAAGTTGTCATAGGCAAACTGCGAATGGCTGAAGCTGAAAAAGCGGTCGGCATAGCTCTCCGCAGCATTATAATAGTTCAGTCCCACCGTATTCATCATCCGCAAAAAATCGCCATTATCGGCCACCCCCACAAACGGCTGCAAAAACAGCAGATACAGAATCAGTCCGCCTCCGGCCAGGGTGACCAGAACCTGCGGCTTTAGTACTCTTTTCATAGCTCCTCCTAGCGCTGCGGCAGCAGCTTCACATATTCATCAGACAGCTTCATCAGCTGCAGAATATAGTTATAATCACTCTCATACTTGCTGTAGTCTTCTACAGGCTGAAATGTTTGAAGTGACACAGCTTCACCGTCAGCAAAGCTTTTGCCTGGCACAAACATAATCTCATCGTTGAAAAAAGAGCCGGACGGCATGTAATAACGCATCCCGATTACATTGCGCTCTATATTGAGCAGGTCGTGCCCGAAGGCCGTAAAGCCTTCTGCTTTCAAGTCCAGACCCAGCAGATTGGCTACGGTCGGTAGAATATCCAGCTGCCCTCCGACACGCGTTACTGTCCTGCCCTCAGTCATTCCCGGCACATGCACAATCAGCGGAATATTGAACCGGCTGATACGCGGGTGATACGAAATACCCAGCGCTTCCCCCACCTGCTCCGGCTGTACATCCTGCGGCTGCAGGCCGAAATGGTCGCCGTACAGCACCAGCACCGTGTTCTCCCACAGCCCCTGCTGCTTCAGCCCCTCAATCAGTGTACCGATCGCATAATCGGTGTAGTTGATTGCTGTCAGATAATCGCCCAGCATGTTGCCTTCCAGCGAATCCGGCATCTTGATCTTCCGGAAGCTGTCCGGAACCTTAAACGGATGATGGCTGGAGGCCGTCACCAGCTGCGCATAAAATGGCGTCCCCTGCCGGTTCAACTGCGCCAGCTTCTCTACAGCGGTAACATACAGCTGCTCATCAGAAGCGCCGAATGAATTAAAGTGATCATTGATGAAATCACCCTTGTCATAGTACCCGTTAAAGCCCAGCGCCGGATACAGCTCATTGCGGTTCCAGAAGCCGACTTTATTGACGTGGAAGGTATAGGCCTCATAGCCTT contains these protein-coding regions:
- a CDS encoding glycosyltransferase → MNNEFIMPAPPLPRTPAEEEKLRGRLTGFKTGYDEGYLRGRLAILDGRPEEPIPVRNLHVMYVASGKGYPYSPLDDAVLFALQRLTTQVTVSDVRQNLAELAAVQRPDLVLVLDGMELPLEQITQLRGRGIKTAIWLTDDPYYTDFTMKIVAHYDYVFTLERNCVEVYRGLGCPEVHYLPFAAHREHYRPTTGRSPIQRDVSFIGSAYWNRINFFRDIMPELMSYNTVINGIWWDRLPEAPLYGDRIEIGKWMTPQETAVTYSGSKIVINLHRAHVDEKDNNNALLIPAASPNPRTFEIAAAGTLQLSDARDDMGTFYKVGEEIDTFSSPQEMMDKIRYYLTHEEERRNMALRAFERTLKDHTYTRRLHQLLTVIYG
- a CDS encoding glycosyltransferase — encoded protein: MKAKKRRTRPRDYRDGYQEGYRLGLCEAVKRLNSPEVEACRPFKLMYVPQGFEAIDTGITEALRLLVSELVLASPETMLEVAAREQPGAVLVMNGLHVFPENHLEQMDEIRKMGIATAIWFADDPYFTEDTSVICLHYDHVFTHELGCVEFYRSLGAESVHYLPLCVNPQMFYPRRTGPQHQFDIVFIGNAFRNRTALFDELAPYLKGKKVLIAGGFWERLSQFEELSPFIRSGFIPPEETANYYSGAKLVINIHRPWEGGLDNRNTFQLPSRSINPRTYEISACGTMQLTDIREDLDSYYRPGHDLETFASAEELKHKIDYYLKHEHERRKFALRGLQTTLRHHTFTARLPQLLNVLTSQM
- a CDS encoding aspartyl-phosphate phosphatase Spo0E family protein → MGNDEHRDRIEQARQELNRLALLYGVQDIRVLRQSVKLDALLNEYTECLTDKDDMPY